In one window of Leptidea sinapis chromosome 31, ilLepSina1.1, whole genome shotgun sequence DNA:
- the LOC126974010 gene encoding uncharacterized protein LOC126974010 isoform X1, whose product METQQRHKEVVLVGDDVTGARESLAATEDLFRPLVLNHYKVFASSLLSLISPWARSPAAGLCRLPARYPRPLALPPPPRRHSDPTDTDKHTNTPHNKRRRYSEVKQSQIDLRQELVNLNLNKLEVDNWLGSKFDEGDEDAEFELDFRFSHDIPLQRSISLDRGLDIVNYLQTLGSDWSLSEVTSSESFIWMVDSESNGLRFEQYRSFEDIPAPSKVKNRHVSLDVTNSMLGNSVALSVLRESYKGIEVDDTNLSPQIRKLQKTFSFKNFDDYRDSTKTSAENLNFTYDDTNVVKPPLYRNTSVDKQDIPHDKVKTVRQRRFGVTANAWHQNSYIDLRKEVLVRQNIKEARSFNDLMENNTKSERKTESDMKHMKLKLDSYNISSENISKLKRSFSKMAPKIIHGSKPAIVVENIDQFKTNNVEISNQVEYSPNLVEVATHCDCRICCEKADQNSFFGDRIKCLFIKIISFINYARKSYWDENNNLNKSEMYTCIMQLLKFLFGLWLRHCGHNRAEVVTN is encoded by the exons ATGGAAACGCAACAGCGGCATAAGGAAGTT GTTCTGGTTGGCGATGACGTCACGGGCGCACGGGAGTCGCTCGCCGCCACCGAAGATCTCTTTCGGCCCTTGGTATTAAACCACTATAAAG TTTTCGCAAGCTCTTTGTTGAGTCTGATATCGCCGTGGGCGCGTTCCCCCGCCGCGGGCCTCTGTCGCTTGCCGGCAAGGTATCCGCGACCGCTGGCGCTGCCTCCGCCCCCGCGTAGACACTCCGACCCCACCGACACAGACAAACACACAAACACTCCACATAACAAGCGCAGACGATACTCCGAAGTCAAACAGTCACAGATAGACCTGAGACAGGAGCTCGTCAATCTCAACCTTAACAAACTCGAAGTTGATAACTGGCTCGGAAGTAAGTTTGACGAGGGGGACGAAGATGCAGAATTTGAGCTGGATTTTAGATTCAGTCATGACATACCGTTGCAGAGGTCCATTTCCCTTGATCGGGGTTTAGATATTGTCAATTATTTACAGACATTAGGTTCTGATTGGTCGCTCAGCGAGGTAACGTCTTCAGAATCCTTTATTTGGATGGTAGATTCAGAGAGCAATGGTCTACGTTTTGAGCAGTACAGAAGTTTTGAAGACATTCCCGCTCCTTCTAAAGTGAAAAACAGACATGTATCTTTAGACGTAACAAATTCAATGTTAGGGAACAGCGTAGCCCTATCCGTTCTCAGAGAAAGCTATAAGGGTATCGAAGTGGATGATACTAATTTGTCTCCCCAAATAAGAAAACTACAgaaaacattttcatttaagAATTTCGACGATTATAGAGATTCTACCAAAACTTCagctgaaaatttaaattttacttatgaTGATACCAATGTTGTTAAACCTCCTTTATATAGGAATACTTCTGTAGATAAACAAGATATACCTCACGATAAAGTTAAAACTGTCAGGCAAAGACGTTTTGGTGTTACAGCGAACGCTTGGCATCAAAATTCTTACATAGATTTGAGAAAAGAAGTTTTGGTAAGACAGAATATAAAGGAAGCTAGAAGTTTCAATGATTTAAtggaaaataatacaaaatctgAAAGGAAAACTGAATCAGATATGAAACATATGAAGTTAAAACTAGActcttataatataagtagtgAAAACATATCGAAACTAAAGAGGAGCTTCTCTAAGATGGCTCCTAAAATCATACATGGAAGTAAACCAGCTATTGTAGTTGAGAACATAGACCAATTTAAAACGAACAATGTAGAAATATCAAATCAAGTTGAATATAGTCCAAATTTAGTAGAAGTAGCAACTCATTGTGACTGTCGTATTTGTTGCGAGAAGGCAGACCAGAATTCATTTTTCGGGGACagaataaaatgtttgtttattaaaattatatcctTTATTAATTATGCTCGAAAGTCGTACTGGGATGAAAATAACAATCTTAATAAAAGCGAAATGTACACTTGTATAATGCaacttttgaaatttttattcgGTTTATGGTTGAGACATTGTGGTCATAATAGAGCTGAAGTTGTGACAAATTGA